In the genome of Campylobacter sp. MG1, one region contains:
- a CDS encoding saccharopine dehydrogenase family protein, with translation MKHLLIIGAGGVSRVATYKAAEYKYFDKITLASRTKSKCDEIASFIKERLGVEIATATINADDTNAVVKLIQDINATILLNVALPYQDLALMDACSQTKIPYIDTANYEHPDLAKFEYKEQWARNNDFLKAGVPALLGSGFDPGATNVMCAYAQQYLFDEIHTIDIMDCNAGDHGYAFATNFNPEINLREVSANGRYWENGEWIETKPLEIKVEHDYPEVGVKDSYLLYHEELESLCKNIKGLKRIRFFMTFGQSYIQHMNCLKNVGMLGIEPVEHQGMKIIPIEFLKTLLPDPASLGARTKGKTNIGCIIEGIKDGKAKKVYIYNVCVHEECYAETGAQAVSYTTGVPAAIGTYLIASGKWSGKGVFNMEEFDAKPFFDEMNKMGLPIKILELN, from the coding sequence ATGAAACATTTATTAATAATTGGAGCTGGTGGAGTTAGCCGTGTAGCAACCTATAAAGCTGCTGAATACAAATATTTTGACAAAATTACTCTTGCAAGTAGGACAAAGAGCAAATGTGATGAGATAGCAAGTTTTATTAAAGAGCGTTTAGGGGTTGAGATTGCAACTGCTACGATTAATGCTGATGATACAAATGCAGTTGTTAAGCTTATACAAGATATAAACGCTACGATTTTATTAAATGTGGCTTTACCTTATCAAGATTTAGCTTTAATGGACGCTTGTTCTCAAACTAAAATTCCATACATTGATACAGCAAATTACGAACATCCTGATTTAGCTAAATTTGAATATAAAGAGCAATGGGCTAGAAATAATGACTTTTTAAAAGCTGGTGTTCCTGCACTGCTTGGTAGTGGATTTGACCCAGGTGCAACCAATGTTATGTGTGCGTATGCGCAGCAATATTTATTTGATGAAATTCATACAATTGATATTATGGATTGTAATGCAGGAGATCACGGCTATGCTTTCGCAACTAATTTTAACCCTGAAATAAACTTAAGAGAAGTTAGTGCAAATGGTAGATATTGGGAAAATGGTGAGTGGATTGAGACTAAACCACTTGAGATTAAAGTTGAACACGATTATCCTGAAGTTGGGGTTAAAGATAGCTATTTACTTTATCATGAAGAACTTGAGAGCTTATGTAAAAATATAAAAGGTTTAAAAAGAATTAGATTTTTTATGACTTTTGGACAAAGCTATATTCAACATATGAATTGTCTTAAAAATGTAGGTATGCTAGGAATTGAGCCAGTTGAACATCAAGGAATGAAGATAATTCCTATTGAGTTTTTAAAGACACTTTTACCTGACCCTGCAAGTCTTGGTGCAAGGACTAAAGGCAAGACAAACATAGGTTGTATTATTGAAGGTATTAAAGATGGCAAGGCTAAAAAAGTATATATTTATAATGTTTGCGTGCATGAAGAATGCTACGCTGAAACTGGCGCTCAAGCAGTAAGCTACACAACAGGCGTTCCTGCTGCAATTGGAACATATTTAATAGCAAGTGGCAAATGGAGCGGAAAAGGTGTGTTTAATATGGAAGAATTTGATGCAAAACCATTCTTTGATGAAATGAATAAAATGGGTCTTCCTATTAAAATACTAGAATTAAACTAA